In Bifidobacterium actinocoloniiforme DSM 22766, a genomic segment contains:
- a CDS encoding aldo/keto reductase produces MGQVPGIALRDGRTIPQVGLGVLRVEDERTAGVVASALEVGYRHIDTAAGYGNERGVGQGLAQAGLADWPEREDLWLTTKLKDSEQGYDNALKAFDRQLGLLGTDYVDLYMIHWPTPFNWRADRTWRAFDRLRQEGRARSLGVCNFLPEHLDRLHKETGEYPVVNQIELHPSWQQRETVAYCREHGIAVEAYSPLARGADLEAGGGLIAAIARAHGVSPAQVILRWHIENGTIIIPKSVRRARQVENLDLFSFSLSQGEHVQIDALDGPTRAGHDPLTFTYA; encoded by the coding sequence ATGGGCCAAGTGCCGGGTATCGCGTTGCGGGACGGTAGGACGATTCCCCAGGTAGGCCTGGGCGTGTTGCGGGTGGAGGACGAGCGCACCGCCGGGGTGGTGGCATCCGCCCTGGAAGTGGGCTACCGGCATATCGACACGGCGGCGGGCTACGGCAATGAGCGAGGCGTGGGCCAGGGGCTGGCCCAGGCGGGTCTCGCCGATTGGCCGGAGCGGGAGGATTTGTGGCTGACGACCAAGCTCAAAGACTCCGAGCAGGGCTATGACAACGCGCTGAAGGCCTTCGACCGCCAACTTGGTCTGCTGGGCACCGACTACGTGGACCTGTACATGATCCACTGGCCCACGCCCTTTAACTGGCGGGCGGACCGGACCTGGCGGGCCTTCGACCGCCTGCGCCAGGAGGGCCGCGCGCGCTCGCTGGGCGTGTGCAATTTTCTGCCCGAACATCTGGATCGCCTTCATAAGGAGACCGGCGAGTACCCGGTCGTCAACCAGATCGAGCTTCACCCCAGCTGGCAGCAGCGGGAGACGGTCGCTTACTGCCGAGAGCATGGCATAGCGGTGGAAGCGTACTCGCCCCTGGCGCGCGGCGCCGACCTGGAGGCCGGAGGAGGCCTGATAGCCGCCATAGCCCGCGCCCACGGGGTCAGTCCCGCCCAGGTGATTCTGCGCTGGCATATTGAGAACGGGACCATCATCATCCCCAAGTCCGTCCGCCGCGCACGGCAAGTGGAGAACCTGGATCTCTTCTCCTTCTCGCTGAGCCAGGGTGAGCACGTCCAAATCGACGCCCTGGACGGGCCGACCCGAGCCGGCCACGATCCGTTGACTTTCACTTACGCCTGA
- a CDS encoding HNH endonuclease family protein has product MGAYRPSGGSRRGRRSPGSARFRSSSLGERLLIALVVAVVIGVTIGLLLPRLSPQVSRMTGGYTASGDAANTLGTLSVVDRPKPHHHYNRDSFGFKMTDEDGNGCNIREDVLTRDLKDVRTTTPGGCKVASGILHDPYTGKTIAFTRGARTSAQVQIDHVVALEDAWQSGASEWDQARRYQLGNDPYNLLAVDGPSNQEKGSASAAYWLPPQASYRCDYVARQIGVKSKYELSVTSQEKDAMMMVLHSCPGQPVPSK; this is encoded by the coding sequence ATGGGCGCTTATAGACCAAGCGGCGGCTCCAGGCGCGGCCGCCGGAGCCCGGGATCGGCCCGTTTCCGCTCCTCCAGCCTAGGCGAGCGCCTGCTGATCGCGCTGGTGGTCGCTGTCGTCATCGGCGTCACCATCGGCTTGCTCCTGCCTCGCCTGAGCCCGCAGGTCTCGCGGATGACCGGGGGCTATACGGCGAGCGGCGACGCGGCGAACACCCTGGGGACCTTGAGCGTCGTGGACCGACCCAAACCCCACCACCATTACAACCGCGACAGCTTTGGCTTCAAGATGACCGACGAGGATGGCAACGGCTGCAACATCCGCGAGGATGTGCTCACCAGGGATTTAAAGGACGTGCGCACCACCACGCCCGGCGGCTGCAAGGTCGCCAGCGGGATTTTGCACGACCCCTACACCGGCAAGACGATCGCTTTCACCCGGGGGGCGCGCACCAGCGCCCAGGTGCAGATCGACCATGTTGTAGCCTTGGAGGACGCCTGGCAGTCCGGGGCTAGCGAGTGGGACCAGGCCCGGCGCTACCAGCTGGGCAACGACCCGTACAACCTCCTGGCCGTGGATGGTCCTTCCAACCAGGAGAAGGGCTCAGCCTCAGCCGCCTACTGGCTGCCGCCCCAGGCCAGCTACCGCTGCGACTACGTAGCCCGGCAGATCGGGGTCAAGTCCAAGTACGAGCTGAGTGTCACCTCCCAGGAGAAGGACGCCATGATGATGGTCCTGCACTCCTGCCCTGGGCAGCCGGTGCCCAGTAAGTGA
- a CDS encoding MDR family MFS transporter translates to MRKPELTASKQALTREAAYTDGHLTRTALISLSILTAITFLGNFTQLQLASALPTIVGEFHITLTTGQWMTSVFQLVMGVMVPLTGFLTKRFSTRQIVITSMTIFTIGSLLSWQSTSFALVLLGRVLEAVGTGAMWPVLQITVFSIYPLAKRGMAMGTVGVAMSVAPAIGPTFGGWQTDSHGWRSIFLSLAALGALALIVSILWLRDFGSTDKSIKTDFFSVALSIFGFGGLMFGFTNIETFSLSSPMFWLPTAIGLVGIVWFCLRQLHQAKPLLDLRVLKVKNFTVGTAIASLSFFAFSSVTVILPLYIQTDRGFSATMSGLVMLPGAIGTAIAQFFGGRLLDRMGARPVALTGCTILFLGTLGMSMIGATTWIGMVSILQFIRQIGMGFTLMPLTTWSLNNLPPKNLSAGSAVTNTARQIAGAVGAPVLVILMETITSIHHQAIGGGASTQVASNIFGVQWALRISAIICFCMLALVYFGVRGEDAGSGRAMTRMVLRHIRFVHVPGAASARSSSTSEEEADQKEEAAATQMTTPPLNAPAKPIGKD, encoded by the coding sequence ATGAGGAAGCCGGAGCTGACTGCAAGCAAGCAGGCGCTCACTAGGGAGGCGGCTTACACCGACGGGCATTTAACAAGGACGGCCCTGATTTCCCTATCCATCCTTACCGCCATCACCTTTTTGGGCAACTTTACCCAGCTCCAGTTGGCTTCAGCCCTGCCCACCATCGTGGGCGAATTCCACATCACCCTGACCACCGGTCAGTGGATGACCTCGGTCTTCCAGCTGGTGATGGGCGTCATGGTGCCGCTGACCGGCTTCCTGACCAAGCGCTTCTCCACCAGGCAGATCGTGATCACCTCGATGACGATCTTCACCATCGGCTCCCTGCTGAGCTGGCAGTCCACATCGTTCGCGCTGGTCCTCCTAGGCCGCGTCCTGGAAGCGGTCGGCACCGGCGCCATGTGGCCGGTCCTGCAGATCACGGTCTTCTCCATCTACCCGCTGGCCAAGCGCGGCATGGCCATGGGGACGGTCGGCGTAGCCATGAGCGTGGCCCCGGCCATCGGCCCCACCTTCGGCGGCTGGCAGACCGACTCCCACGGCTGGCGCTCCATCTTCCTCTCCCTCGCGGCGCTGGGCGCCTTGGCGCTGATCGTCTCCATCCTGTGGCTGCGCGATTTCGGCAGTACTGACAAGTCCATCAAGACCGACTTCTTCTCGGTGGCCCTGTCGATCTTCGGCTTCGGCGGGCTGATGTTCGGATTCACCAACATCGAGACCTTCTCGCTGTCCAGCCCGATGTTCTGGCTACCGACGGCGATCGGTCTGGTCGGCATCGTCTGGTTCTGCCTGCGTCAGCTCCACCAGGCCAAGCCCCTGCTGGACCTGCGGGTGCTTAAGGTCAAGAACTTCACGGTCGGCACCGCCATCGCCTCCCTCTCCTTCTTCGCCTTCAGCTCCGTGACGGTGATCCTGCCCCTGTACATCCAGACCGACCGAGGCTTCTCGGCCACCATGTCGGGCCTGGTCATGCTGCCCGGCGCGATCGGCACCGCCATCGCCCAGTTCTTCGGCGGCCGCCTCCTGGACCGAATGGGGGCCCGGCCTGTGGCCCTGACCGGCTGCACCATCCTCTTCCTGGGCACCTTGGGCATGAGCATGATCGGAGCGACCACCTGGATCGGCATGGTCTCCATCCTCCAGTTCATCCGCCAGATCGGCATGGGCTTCACGCTGATGCCGCTGACCACCTGGTCTCTGAACAACCTGCCGCCCAAGAATCTGTCCGCCGGGTCCGCCGTGACCAACACAGCCCGCCAGATAGCCGGAGCGGTCGGCGCGCCGGTCCTGGTCATCCTGATGGAGACGATCACCTCCATCCACCACCAGGCCATCGGCGGTGGCGCCTCCACCCAGGTCGCCTCGAATATCTTCGGCGTCCAGTGGGCCCTGCGCATCTCCGCCATCATCTGCTTCTGCATGTTGGCCCTGGTCTACTTCGGCGTGCGCGGCGAGGACGCGGGCTCGGGCCGGGCCATGACCCGCATGGTCCTGCGCCACATCCGTTTCGTCCATGTGCCTGGGGCCGCTTCCGCCCGCAGCTCTTCCACCAGCGAGGAAGAAGCCGATCAGAAGGAGGAGGCCGCGGCCACACAGATGACCACGCCCCCGCTCAACGCTCCCGCCAAGCCCATCGGTAAGGACTGA
- a CDS encoding phosphate ABC transporter substrate-binding protein PstS: protein MSKPAFVRGAALLTAFALTLSLAACGDNEPASAPQRSGQPAAVDLPGEYAGSGASSQQSADEAWIASFHAGHPSSRISYDPAGSGAGVTAFLSGAVVWAGTDEPLTQDQVEASRSVCATGSAFDLPVYATPIAFAYNLPSAGLNQAGRHLKMDPATVARIFDGRITRWNDPRLVRLNPGVDLPDLPITVIHRSDKSGTTKSLTSYLKAAAGDAWPHKPGENWPNDVGQGAKGTSGLVMTLTQAEGTFGYADAAQTTGLGTVAVKVGEGYEPASAKGAAKALDHSSFLPQPAGSLRQVIDVDYASQTPGAYPVLLVSYDVVCQAYKRDPDRRKATFAKAWLTYLASEDGQAQAASNAGSAPLSPAVRERIMGSVRAIEGA, encoded by the coding sequence ATGAGCAAGCCTGCCTTCGTTCGAGGCGCGGCCCTGCTGACCGCTTTCGCCCTGACGCTGTCCCTTGCCGCATGCGGGGACAATGAGCCGGCTTCCGCGCCCCAGCGGTCCGGGCAGCCGGCGGCGGTGGATTTGCCCGGCGAATACGCGGGCTCGGGGGCCTCCTCCCAGCAATCGGCCGACGAAGCTTGGATCGCCTCCTTCCATGCCGGGCATCCCTCGTCCCGAATCTCCTACGACCCGGCGGGCTCCGGGGCTGGCGTCACCGCCTTCCTGTCCGGCGCGGTCGTCTGGGCCGGCACCGACGAGCCCTTGACCCAGGACCAGGTGGAGGCCTCCCGGTCCGTCTGCGCGACCGGTTCCGCCTTTGACCTGCCGGTCTACGCCACCCCGATCGCCTTCGCTTATAATCTGCCTTCGGCCGGGCTGAACCAGGCCGGCCGCCACCTCAAGATGGACCCGGCCACCGTGGCGCGGATTTTCGACGGGCGCATCACCCGCTGGAACGACCCCCGCTTGGTCCGGCTCAACCCTGGGGTGGACCTGCCTGACTTGCCAATCACCGTGATTCACCGCTCCGACAAATCCGGCACCACCAAGAGCCTGACTTCCTACCTCAAGGCCGCGGCTGGCGACGCTTGGCCCCACAAGCCGGGCGAGAACTGGCCCAACGATGTGGGCCAGGGCGCGAAGGGCACCTCGGGCCTGGTGATGACGCTGACCCAGGCTGAGGGCACGTTCGGCTACGCCGACGCCGCCCAGACCACAGGCTTGGGCACGGTCGCGGTCAAGGTGGGCGAGGGATACGAACCGGCCTCGGCCAAGGGCGCCGCCAAGGCCCTGGACCACTCCTCCTTCCTGCCGCAGCCTGCGGGATCCTTGCGTCAAGTGATCGATGTGGACTACGCCAGCCAGACCCCGGGCGCCTACCCGGTCCTCCTGGTCTCCTACGACGTGGTCTGCCAGGCTTACAAGCGCGATCCAGACCGGCGTAAGGCCACGTTCGCCAAGGCCTGGCTGACTTACTTGGCCTCTGAGGACGGGCAGGCCCAGGCTGCGTCCAACGCCGGATCGGCCCCCCTGAGCCCGGCCGTGCGCGAGCGGATCATGGGCTCCGTGCGAGCGATCGAGGGCGCATGA